The Plodia interpunctella isolate USDA-ARS_2022_Savannah chromosome 22, ilPloInte3.2, whole genome shotgun sequence genome includes the window taggCGGTATTCAATTAAGGATAAGGTTTATGAAGTCTATGAAGTGAATGGTATGAAGAAGGTTTATgaagtgtatttttaaaatactaggCGTGATTTATTCagttgtatgtaaattattataatggcaTTTTGAAATTGGATAAATCAGGTTTTTAAAGGTGACCTGTATCcaatcctaattaatattataaatgcgaaagtatgtttgtttgtttctaacTTCTTctttacgctctatctactcaaacttattgaaattgcataatatacatacaatagtttgaagtatggagacgGATAtggaaaataactgttcccgagggAAAGTTACGCGGGAGAAGCCGTAGGCAAAAGCTACTtctatatgtatgaaaaataactgtgTGGAGCcggtattaattttgttttgtgaatgCCGgctatagaaataagtttttgcGCCACTACTGCGATCTACTGGTGGCTCCTATAAACAACTTCGATATGACTGAACGCCTCGCTCTCACTGAAGTGGCGTGTAGCATTTAGTACGCATCGACTATTGTAGATGGCGTTGGTAGTAcctgaattatattttttttgtcataggtACGcactaactaaataaaattagaggtTTGTCATCGACAAGGCAAGTATTAATATAagcatataatatttgtatgtaataaaataagtatttcgtTTTGAAACTTTCTTAGCGaaattataggtaggtacgctactaaaatatatagaacaagacagaaaagaaaaatgaatgtattaaaaaaaagaatatttaattaatacaataacaaCAATACAACACGACAACACGCCATTATCTAAaactaacaatattatataataaattattaactaattttatttttacttgttttttacaaaagtccgttttaaaagtactatttctttttcttgtcaGATTCGGCTTTCGCCTTTTCATGAGCTATTTCAGCTGATATGGACGCCACAAGGTCTTCATCCAACAGCTTCATAGGCTTACCATTTGTAATTACTGCcacctataaaaaaaacgtttacaaattaatgaatgcagatttatttcattgcaCTCGGACAGATGACGATACGAATGCACGAAGATCGCTTACCTACCTAGGAAAAaaacagcaatgtatgccgaaacCGCCAATGTTTGGCGAACTATTTGCCGATACACTATTGGCAAATAGTTCgccaaatatacaaatatacattgctgtttttccttgcggtaaataaaagtcacCAGATTAAGCATATTGGATCAAATTGTGCAGTCATTCGTACGGatgacaataatttaataacacgACAGCGGgcaacaatttaataaaacccAGTTATGGAAAACAATAACCCAATATTGTTTTCCCGGacacaaaagtaaaaataacattttgaaatttatgaCTAATAGGTATTGATAGATTGACAAATGCCGATGTCCGTGCAAAGtggtaaagaaaaaataggaaaacggaccatgggctccgacgctttatGGCTGAAGAAGACACCGGGAAAACGGTTAAATTAGTGAAATGGAGGGTGTTTCATCATAGTGTTTTGATGgccgcggccgcgctgtcattacaatttatcgaattttgaacaaaacaaGAATTgactgactttaaaataattaatctgtacaatggtaatgtcaatttaacGAATGATCggttttggaaattattccttcctcaagaaaattgacggatcgtaatggcACTGAGATCCACCTATGTCGACCTCAGCCACAGTAACTGTGGCGAGAGCAAACAACACTCGATTTGGTATGCCGTCACACTGACTCACGGTTTGCCGtcgaaacaattttattattgacaaATATAGACATGCCTCttcaattaaaacattaataaagtgTCTGCGCTGCTAACGGCATTGTTAATTAGCTTTCAACACGACTGCAGAGGACAGAGGAATTTGCCacatgccagtagtttctagctttttgagaaattaccatctatacatataataaaactgtaagtggactATGtcctaaacaaaaatatttatatgggtGTTTTTATGGGGCTAATTATATGGGTGTTTTTATGAAGCCAAAACAACACTTAGAATTTTCTgcagcatttaaataaaaggtttatttaattgagtaaaatacttataagtaCTTAGGCAAACCTCCcgacaagcttttatggtcatataaattgtgtgtaatgaggttataagttgatagttaaaattttaaaggaaaatattattttcttctttttggagcatttaaataaaagcttttttgtttgtttttttctttttcgtttaatttatttttaatttttagttatcgCTGACTAGCtttctaataaatagaatgacgtcacattatttttcGAGTTACTCTCAACAAGCCCTTTCATTTGATACCCATATTGTAGAAATGCATTTAAAACAACTATTACGCCTTCTTAGATAATCCGCCATATTGGATTTAGAATGACGTCACATAGTTTATCatgtattgtcatccaaacaaaacgtgtatacaaaatttcagctgaATCGGttaaagatatctgcttcaaaattgagtagcAATTTTCCActcgaacaaacaaacatacatttaaatacatactttgcaagttaaataaaagcttttaaaaactagtatcaataataaaactttggCTTTGACTTTGGGTAAAACTGTAAAGAAACggtaagttaaatataaaaataaatattacctgTAAGTTCTTCTGCCCAGACTGTATAACTTCAAGCAGGGCCTTGATGGCCAGTTTGACAGCACCATTCTCCGTGGCCACCAGCGCAGGCGTGTACTTCTCTTCCAGGAACTCCCTCACTGACTTGTCGCATCTGCCGATCGAGCTAGCCTGAAAATGAATCCGCAAATACATGTGCCGCCTCactgtgtggttccgccttagaataggaccacccTATATCATCTCGTGAATGTCTTACGCGACGACGAAGGGACCTATAGCCTGGAAAGATGatagataacaatattatttccaAGGAAgcttgacgtcaggcaggcagctTTCCTTTCCCGggcttcgtggcgtcacagtCCCGAACGCCACCGGGTACTTGACAGATCGCCGGATCTCTTAAGGGAGATGTTAAGAGCAAccataatttgaaaaaatgaaacattttatcttacaatttatattctaatCTGTGTCTCAACTTCGCGTGTAACTCACGGTTTCATTCAGGGCTGTGACACCACAAAGCCTCTTCTTGTCAAGTCGGAATGGCTtgagtattatataattttcgacCAATATGTGGGTACGGTTATGGTTCTATTGTTGGCTTCGTTTAGGTCCTCCATCGTGCAAGGGCAGTTGGGACACCACGACAACAGAAAGGCCATAGACTGGATGGTAGTAGTCACACAGGCTGTGGTTGGAAAAGACCCACTTAGCTCGGTTTTCTTGGCATCTCTCTACACCGGGCCGGAGTCTATTTTGAGACTTCCAGGCTGCCTAAGAGAGGTTCCCACCCGGTGCAAAACTTCTGTGGGAGAAAGAGGGAGAGTATATCTACTCTTTCCCTCTCCACACGTGTTTTCGATAATCTCCTGTACCTtccattcaaaataaattcccGAAGGTTCGAACTCGGGAcccctcggttcagaggcaagcactttaccactgcgccaccgaggtcggtCGACtatgtgtggttccgccctaacaTGGTTTATGTTAGGGTGGGACAGGGCTTTggccacttcccatcaggttgAAAGCATGCCTGTTCGCTTGCTTAGttagtagaataaaaaaaattggatctCCATATGATCTACATtagtcccttaatcgcctacACGCCTCCCGTATCGACGCATAGCTTCGGCTTTAGACTactaatagtatatattatattttgtaaaataataatgtacctataggCGGTATTCAATTAAGGATAAGGTTTATGAAGTCTATGAAGTGAATGGTATGAAGAAGGTTTATgaagtgtatttttaaaatactaggCGTGATTTATTCagttgtatgtaaattattataatggcaTTTTGAAATTGGATAAATCAGGTTTTTAAAGGTGACCTGTATCcaatcctaattaatattataaatgcgaaagtatgtttgtttgtttctaacTTCTTctttacgctctatctactcaaacttattgaaattgcataatatacatacaatagtttgaagtatggagacgGATAtggaaaataactgttcccgagggAAAGTTACGCGGGAGAAGCCGTAGGCAAAAGCTACTtctatatgtatgaaaaata containing:
- the LOC128680003 gene encoding proteasome subunit alpha type-7-like, whose translation is MLHATSNHNRTHILVENYIILKPFRLDKKRLCGVTALNETASSIGRCDKSVREFLEEKYTPALVATENGAVKLAIKALLEVIQSGQKNLQVAVITNGKPMKLLDEDLVASISAEIAHEKAKAESDKKKK